The Panicum hallii strain FIL2 chromosome 5, PHallii_v3.1, whole genome shotgun sequence genome contains the following window.
TTGCTTCAGTCCtcgcaaaaaaagaaaaagaaaaaaaagatcaGGCTTGCTTCAGATGCGGAAACGTCGGAAGATAAGATCGGATTAAATTATACTAGAGTACTACTACTTGCAGCTACTACTTGCAGCTACTACCCAGTGCATGCATGTGCTCCACCTTGAAACGTCGCAGCTGACTAACCTGCCATCTGAAGTAACCAGAGAGTGAGTGAGCTCATCAGGAACCTGGTGACCCGCGCGGCGCGACATGTTTAATTTAGGGGATGGATTAAGCACCCAAAAGGTGCCGGGCGCACGTACGGGCGACGTTAGCTGCACATACACACGGCCTGGCACACATATCGCCCGCCGGCCGCTTCGCGTTCGGCGTTCCCCCGCTCAGGTGCCTCGGGCgaggcgccggccggccggccggccggcggcgagcgctCCGTGGTTGGTGGCCACCGGCTGAGGTCTCGTGCTGAGGCCGCACGTACGCGTGGCGCCGCTGCCGGAATCTGAGACCATCTCATCAATCGACGCGTAGTACGCGGCGTCGTCTTCCTCTCGGCGAcgtcgccgtcgacctcgaGGGAAACGTGCGGTGCGGTACTGCGTGCGCCGCGCGACGAAGCGGGTGAGAAGGGGCCGGGCGCCATGGGCCCACGCAGAAACTCGTTGACGCTGGGCCGCGGCAGTGTGCAGGCTCGCTTACCTCGATTGAGCTGTCCCTGTCGGTGCCCCCCGGCCGCGGCCGACGCCACCTCTTCTATATATGAGCGGCGACCCCGGAGCAGAACACCACCCAGAGCTAGCTGCATCCTCCATTCCCTCCCTAGCTGACACACCATTCCATTCCATCTCGATCCGGCGTCCCCAGGCCTCGTCTCAGTAGTCAGTACCTCGCCGGCGATTTCTATCTCCGTCGAGCAAGGCCGCAGCTGACAGCCTTACGACTTCGATCTCCGGCATCCGCCCACGCTCCCGCCTGCAGCGCAGAGTACTGTGCGGCGATCATCGATACATATAAAAAACACCGGTGCGCGGGAAGAGGCGGCGCGCGAGAGAGTCCGTTCTCGTGTGGTTTGCGGACGAACGTGCGTGAGCTCTCGTCGGAAGAAGAAGATGGTGAACACGAAGCGCGTCGAGCCGGTGCAGGGCGGCGGCCTCCCGCTGGCGGCGCTGAACCACATCTCGGTCGTGTGCCGGTCGCTCGAGAGCTCCGTGCACTTCTACCGGAACGTCCTCGGGTTCATCCCCATCCGCCGCCCGGGATCCTTCGACTTCGACGGCGCATGGTGCGTCCCGGCCATCAACTAACCTTTGATCGATCTCTTCTACTTGCTGCAAGCCTGCACGCATCCGCCATTGCCATTGCGAGCTCTGCACTGCAGCACTCCGATGCATGGTGGCTAGCTTCGCTCCTGAATTCCTGATGTCGAGCTAACAATTGGTCGATGTGTACGAACTGCAGGCTGTTCAACTACGGCATCGGCATCCATCTTCTGCAGGCGGAGGACCCCGAGAGCATGCCCCCGAAGAAGACGCAGATCGACCCCAAGGACAACCACATCTCCTTCCAGGTACGCTTGTGCATATGCCGCCGCACTAAGCATCATAACTAACTTAGAATtttcagaataaaataaaaaagaatcGTACCAGAGATCCATATCCTTTGCTGTGGCAATACTGCGTGCTATTATATATGCACGCCTCACCAGCGTGCACTTATATATATGCAAATAAAGATACGTTTTCTGATTTCTCCGGATCGACCTGCCGATCTTGCTGCAGGATAGTAAACGTTTCATAGCCACTGATAATGACAACTTGGAGAAAAGAAATGAACAGATATACGCCGGCCTCGGTGTCATCAGAGTTGACATCGGGGAATAACTGATAAAGAAATGCCTATACTAGAATTCCTTATGCTCTCTGGATCATTGTGGTTGGCAGGATCTGAGCACGTGCATGTGGTTTACTCCTCCTCAAATTTAAGTAAGCATAGTCACTACCGTAAGCTCAACATGCATGCATGATAGCTAGCTGAACCCCTAATTATAATAGCTTCCAGTGACAGGCGATTACATACAGGACCGGGGCATCATTGGAGCATTTCTTAATTCTGTAGCTCTAAATATGCACTTGCATTGATCGATTGTGCTTGCTTGTCCCATAGCTTGCGCAAGTCGACAAAGAACCCTAGCTTCACGCTCAGCTGTTTTGATAGGGACTGATGCGCTAGCTGTCTGGGTCACTACGTGCGTTGTCTGATTGTACAACAGTAAAAGCAGTAGTGGAACAGCATGCATCAACTTGAAAACTTCTTTTTTTTTACAAGAAAAATGATAACCAAATTTGAATACAGTTTGCAGATACGTACGTGCATAATAATTTGCTTGAGCGAAATCTAATTCTGATCGGCAATTGACGTGGATGGGTGCAGTGCGAGAGCATGGAGGCGGTGCAGCGGCGGCTCAAGGAGCTGGGCGTCCGCTACGTGCAGCGGCGCGTGGAGGAGGGCGGCATCTTCGTGGACCAGCTCTTCTTCCACGACCCCGACGGCTTCATGGTCGAGGTCTGCACCTGCGACAACCTCCCCATCGTGCCCCTCGTCCCCGTCGAGGGCAGCGCCATCCTCGGCCTgccgcccccggcgccggccTGCAAGAGGCCAGCTGCAGCGACCCTCAGgccagcgccgccgcttcccgtcCCCGTGgcggtgccggcgccggtctcggccgcggccgcggtgcCGCCCGCGCAGTGCGTTCCGGCGAAGGCCGGCAGCTACGTCGGCGAGGTAAAGGCGGCGGGCATCGTCGGAACACCGGCATTTTGAAGACCCAGTGAAGAAATTTTCTTGTCTAGCTTGTTTCCATCGATTCAATTCGTCGACCATGAAGAAGAAAGCTGTATGTACGGGCGGGCGTCCGTGTGCTTGTCCGATCCGACCCGTCAagttttttatttaatttttttgTTCGATGTCGAGTGCGCTCTCCTCTGACGGACTGTTGCAGCTGCAGCTAAGTGATTGTGATCTTATTAGTGGCCATCGCTTGCACACACAGAGGAGTGAGGAGATCGATCCGctgcagctagctagctgctgcaTGCACCTTGTAACACTGCACATGTTTATACCCATGCATGTTgtaatatatttatttatttattatatATGATATATCCATGATCCATCCATACGGTAATACTCAACCGTGCCACTTCTTGACCGTTTTTGGCTGGATCTTTATGCAACATGTACATGTATATGCAAACATCGCACATGGAAATACACTACTCTTCTTGGTCTACGCTACACGACAGCACGTGCTCACTGCTGCTCAGGTACTCTATCTAGTAGGCAGGTGCTCAGGTCACTGTCAGGTGACATGGGTGAGAGCCGTGGTTGGATCAGGGACAAGCAAGGGAGCGAGGGACGGACGGGACCGATCGAACAGTGGAGGGTTCGCGAAGGCGTTGTCTGAAACTGAAGGCGCCGTACGACTAGGACCCTATGTTGCCGGAATCGCGCTCACCCGATACGCGTGTCGCGCTTGGTGCGCATGACATGCCAAACTAATTAGAAAGGTCAGCTCTCTCTACTGACTACTGAGCTCGCTCTCGTATGATATGCGCTGCACAACACTTGCGCGCATGTCCTCTACTGAGAGTTTTCCCTCCGGTTCAGATCACTGTCATGCACAAGTACGCCCCCCATGATTTGGTTGCATCTGCCCAATAATATACTAGTATTCTGCTGCGAGCACCAAGCCTCGGTCTTGCAGCCGTCTAAAAAGGTAGCACGTAAATGCAGCGTCACATTAGGACAATAACGATGAATTCTGCATTGCACTTGCATACAGTCCAGCAGATTGCTAGAGTTCATATCTCTGTTTCCGATCAGGGCACAGCATGAAGAAGCAACAAACAACCTGTAGGAATCTGGTAGCACATCAGCAAACAGGATGCACATAGCACTATTGAGATGCACTCTAGGAAGTTACAGAGTTCTCAACTGGACAATTTAGCAGACAAAGTACCTACACAGATAACATCACGGGAGCCCGCAAGGAGAGCGTAGCAACGGAGTTCTCGCCAGGCAATTGTTGGTACCACTACTTAGCAACAAACAAGTAACACGACATAAGTTTACAGTTTTTACGATGCCCACCACACAACCGCAGTAGAGTCACCGAAGAAGCTAGGCATAACTTAGACGACGCATCTTCTTCTCCATCTACTGACAAAATCTTGCCTAACCTCCTCAGGTATTTACAcgaagtggggtagactttgaTTGAGGCTGTGCCATGTTACAATCCAGCGAGCAGTTCAGATCAGATCAGCAGTTTACGCCGCATTGCCCCCGGGAAAGAGCTTTCTGGGTAGGCGAAATGAAAGGATCGATCTTCACCCACAGCAGCGAGAAGATGGAAGCGAGGAGGATGGACCAGACGATGACGATAGTCGGTGTGCGGTTCTGTTTCCCCATGAGACCCTTCAGGAAAGGGTAGAGATGGAGGATCACCCAGATTGAGAAGAAAAGCTTCCCAAAAAGCGGACCCCAGGATTGGTAGCCACTGTTGATAGCGTATGACACTCCTGCCACTATGCCCACCAGGTTGATCACGAGCACGGTGGTTGGGGGGATTAGAAGGCTTGTCCACTTGAACACATATAGCTCAGAAAAATCACCCTCATCGTCAGTTGCCTTTGATGTAACGGTAAAGTTTGTGTCAATCCCTGCCAACACTTTCAGTAGACCTTGGAATACAGCAAAGAGATGTGCAGAGGTGCCACCAATGACCCAAAACTGCTCATTTCTCCACCAGTCCTCAATACCGACACCACTCCATCGAAGCTCCAGAATACCGGTAGCAAAGATGGAGGCAAAAAGCAGAATGAAGAACATTCCAGCATAATTGCTAATCTGCAAAGTACAGGAGAAAGGGATGTAACATACTAGGAAAGGCTTGTCGGAGAACAAACTTAGTGGAAGAAGTTTCACTGATTACCAATACAGTGAATGCTACCTAGAGGCCTAGACCAGAAAATTAGGAAATAGAAAAAATTGCCTTGTTATGTTACTGTGAACTGATATCTATTGATTATTATTTATTTTGAAAATGATCCTCAGATTAACACAACAAAATGCGAGCTAATTAGCCCAAACACATGATGGCCTCCAAACTCTTCCCAGGAGTCCTCAACCGTGAAAGAAAAACTGTAAACAAAAGTAAATAGGGGAAAACATTATGCATCCCTCAATAAGATAACTAGCTTATTTTCAAAGGACAGAAAGAAACACTCACAAACAAACATAACCAAGAAGATTAATTTATTATGTGCTTGTTTGTTTTAGTACCATGATACCTTCACTACAAGTAATGTATGACCGGAAGTCTAGAACCATTAACTTCATGAGCACAAGAGAACATAGCTGCAAGGCATTCAAAGACAGTGGATAAAGGCCAAGGATTCTGGCGAACTTACCTCAGGAATAATAAATTTGTTGGTAAGTAAACAGATAGCAGGAAGGACGCAATAGGCTATTAGTGGGATGGATGTAATTGGATAAACAATGGTGTTGATGTACGCCAATCTCTCCAGAAGCTTTAGCCTTCCATTGTAACCATACCAGATAGGACAGTGTCTGCTGAGCAGAATTTCAACTGAACCAAGAGCCCAACGTAAAACTTGATTGAGACGATCAGAAAGGTTAATTGGAGCAGAACCCTTGAAGCAAGGTCGAAGTGGCATGCAGTAGATGGATATCCAACCTCTTGCATGCATCTTGAACCCAGTTAAAATATCCTCAGTAACAGAGCCATATATCCATCCAATCTGAAAGAATACAAGTTCAAAGGTGAAAAAATAAAATCATTCAGTCATAGAACTTTTGTTGACAGGTGAACTCTAGTGTATGTAATAAATAACTGGAAAAAAAATAAACTACTATCTGAAGGGCAATAAAGGAACTCTGCCTTCATCACTGACCTCTTTTCCCCATTCTGTCTTGTCCTCATATCCGCAACTGATCACATGGATAGCTTCCTTTAGCAGGGAAGCTGGATTTGTTGAAGGTGGTATGCCACCTTGAGTCATAAAGGTGGACGCAATAAAAATTGGGGACTGGCCAAAGCGTTTCTCCAAGCTTTTCTGGGACATAAGCAGTGATCTTTCATCCTCATAACCTGGTGGGAGTTCACAATTCACATAGTGCAAGCTAACATACCTTAGCATGACAAGAACTTTAGTATCAATTAGAGTTGCATTTCATTGATCAAGATAAAATGTATAGCAGCAACTGCAGACCTTCAAAGCCCTCTTCTATATCTTCCATGTTGAAGATAGGAGCAGAAGATTCGGTTCTCTTCATAGCACGGTTTTTGGAATCAATATAGctcttgtccttcttctttctGCCACCACAGCAACTTTTAATGATAATGTTAGGCTCCAAATCAGCTTCTGTCAATACAGGATCATATCCATACAAGGCCTGCCTATTGAAACAGCATCCTGTTCCCACATAAACTGGCCCTTGAATGCCATCTAAACCCTTCATATTAATCTGCACAAGGAAAACTACGTAAGAAACATGAAATACTTGCAAATTTGGTCAATAAAGGAACCACCAATACTTACATCAAAGAAGACAATGTTTCGGTTCGCATATCGATCATGCAAGTCTATACCATCAAATCTTGAGGAAACTGGACATAGCAAGTTTTCCTTCCTAGTGCTGGATCCATCATGAAGCACATAGCTTCTCTAAGAGCTTTGCTGCTATTGAAGTAGTGATCACAATCCACATTAAGAAGATAAGCACCATTTGTCAAGACAGCTGATACACGAATCTGTTCATCAGTAAAGAGTTTGATCATAAAGAGACAGACAAAACAAATTGACATTTGTAAAGCTGAATAATCATGTGAACATATACCAAAGCATCATGGCACCAGCCTTCTTGTGATGTTGGAAGCCTGGCCTCTTTTCACGAGAAACATAAACGAGCCGTGGCAACTCATTTCCATCAGTGTCAAGCCCACCACTGTGCCCCAAGAATACCTAAGACAAAAAAATAAAGAGCAAGAGTTGAATACAGAAGGATAAGATCTTTTAACAAACTAAACTTCTGACAGAATGTCCATTTTAGAAGTTATTAAAACGATATACCTGGATCATTCCTGGATGGTCTCTTGGGTTATTTCCAGGCCAAGGAGTGCCATCAGCCATGGTCCATCCCTCTTCAGGTATTTTCTGAGCTTTTGCTACAAGGGCGTTGATCCGTACCTTGAACTCTTCATACTCCCTctgtcggggaaaacaaagctCCAGGGATCAAGTCTCACAACAAAAGCTCTGTGGAGTAAGTAATCTGACTATGTGCTACCTTATCTTACCTTCATAGCCCGCCTTTCTTTCACAAAAGAAGGTTGTACCTTGTCCTTCAGGTAATCTATCTTTTGAGCAAAGTAAAACTCTGGAGCCCTGGGTTCAATGTTGTGTTTCTTGCAAAAAGGAACCCATTTCCTTGCAAACTCTGCAGTTTCTGACAGTGCTTCAAAAGTCAACATAGCTGAACCATCATCAGACACATAGCATGATACTTTGTCAACAGGGTAATCCACAGCAAGAATGGACAGGACAGTGTTGGCAGTAATTAGAGGAGGTTCCTTAAGTGGGTCCACTGTACTGACAAAGACATCAATTGGAGCCAACTGCGATGGCTCACCCTCTCTGTCATATCTGCAAATTTGAATCAGAAATCTCAGTGCGAAACATAATGATACCTAAATATAACATGTGATGCATTGCCAATATCCTGTAGGAAAATATCGAGAAGTGCAACTTGCCTCAATGCAAGTCTATCCAGGTAAGTTTCACGGTTGATAGGATACCACTTTGGAAACTGATCTAGAAGCCAAGACAAGGCAAACCAAACTTCACAAATAACAGATACAAGCCACAATCCATAAGCATCCCATACTGGATGAGTTATACGATACTggaagaagaagcagaggaTGATAAGCCGGAGAACGATCACTATTCGATAAAGGTTAAGCTCATTAGGAGATATGGGCACTATGCGACTTAGGGGTAGACGTGCATCGTCAGCCCTGCAGAAAAGAAATTGATGTAAGTAACTCAGCAAAATTAGCTGAAACAGACAAACTAGTTATTAACACACAGATTTGCAGTACAATTCTTGAAAAAAAATAGTCGTAACAATACATTGACATTCTCATCAGCTCTGACAGAGAAGCTAAATATGCGTGACTAATTACTAATACACAGAAAAACTACCAAAAATAGGCCCTAAATTAAAACTAATGGAGGATTTATTACTAAAAAGAGCAGATCTTCTGATATTGTGGCCAAAAACTTCTCAGGCTTGCTGAAGTCAGATGCACGACTTAAATTGTAAATAAGAGTATAAGATCCCAGGCGGCAGGCGCAACGTGAATGCTTTCTATGCAGAGGATAACATACTAATTTACAGAATAGAAGGCAGAGAGACATAAGTTAAGTCCTAAGGATCATACATTTGCAGATCTTCACCATTTGAGCCAGTTCCTTCAATATCCCCCTTCCCTTCTGCTGCATATTTATGAGTCACCTGTATCATATTTTTCTCCTGTTTAACTCTCCAGCTCTCGACTCTTTCTTTCCAGTCAACACTTCCAACACCATAAGAATTCAAGTCCTTCGAGGGGTCCACAATCCTTACAGGTACTGATATCATGAAAACAAACGAACACATTCTATTAAGTATTCAGAACTGGTCATCAGTGCAACTATATATAGCACGATAGCATACCTGGAATGCTTGGATCAACATAGCTTGGTGTTGGGCTGCGAATAGAATGGCGGTCAGGAGAAGCATCAGGGATATCTCCAGATATCTGAACATAAGTTTCAAAGTTTAGTGCACAACAAAGCAAAATATTCTTATGGTAGCATTCAAGTTCAACAAAATGAATATATAACCTATTGGAATTATGTCGGGGAAAATGAACTATAAGTTGCATAGTCTCTGACTTTCTGAAAGGAGTTGTACATCTCAAAACTGGTAGCCAGTATTTGGCC
Protein-coding sequences here:
- the LOC112891482 gene encoding uncharacterized protein LOC112891482, with the protein product MVNTKRVEPVQGGGLPLAALNHISVVCRSLESSVHFYRNVLGFIPIRRPGSFDFDGAWLFNYGIGIHLLQAEDPESMPPKKTQIDPKDNHISFQCESMEAVQRRLKELGVRYVQRRVEEGGIFVDQLFFHDPDGFMVEVCTCDNLPIVPLVPVEGSAILGLPPPAPACKRPAAATLRPAPPLPVPVAVPAPVSAAAAVPPAQCVPAKAGSYVGEVKAAGIVGTPAF